In one window of Gossypium hirsutum isolate 1008001.06 chromosome A01, Gossypium_hirsutum_v2.1, whole genome shotgun sequence DNA:
- the LOC107925386 gene encoding uncharacterized protein, with the protein MAGEMIENAIRRGKIEGEAAKISASRRKDNEVNNTSSFNSKVITVSQPKVAVDGQQGSQRQESGTRHERMQFTPISVTYRELYQSLYDTHAIAPFHLKPLQPPYPKWYDANVRCEYYVGIAGHSIENCTGFKKAVERLIKMGVVKFDSTPNTENPLPNHDNQGVNAISEASERMMKENIAEVGMPMKVIWEEMIKRGMITSKKEREKTGNYCEFHGEKGHEAQNCEEFRALVQGFIDNKKLQIFEGSSYKREISVLEGEQKGTSRPRIIISLPGNNKVGIPAVPKNYDCSVTRPEEENIASASKDVQAEGSHTWSGKRYDTGGVRVKPTKTKDVEVEKETEVPINEPVREEEANKFLKFLKHSEYSVVKQLHKQPARILVLALLLSFEAYREALMKVLNETYVTHDISVNKLDRLVNNISADNFIYFNDDEIPPGGRGSTKALYITTRCKGYTLSSVLVDNGSALNVLPLSTLNRLPIADSHMKTCQNVVKAFDGTERKVMGRIDIPLEIGPNMPWIHSTGAVPSSLHQKLKLVTDERLITINAEEDITATVTSKAPYVETNEESIECSFCSLEFVNTTFISEGSELPVPRIARVTRMALQMITGKGALPGRGLGKYL; encoded by the exons ATGGCgggagagatgattgagaacgccataagAAGGGGCAAAATTGAGGGGGAGGCAGCCAAAATATCAGCCTCAAGGAGAAAAGACAATGAGGTAAACAACACGAGTAGCTTCAACTCAAAGGTGATCACAGTTAGTCAACCCAAAGTAGCTGTGGATGGGCAACAGGGTTCTCAAAGGCAGGAATCAGGCACAAGGCACGAAAGGATGCAATTCACACCTATCTCTGTaacgtatcgtgagctttatcaaagtttATACGATACACATGCTATTGCTCCCTTCCACTTGAAACCACTACAGCCtccatatcctaaatggtatgatgcaaacgtTAGATGCGAGTACTACGTTGGAATAGCGGGGCACTCAATTGAAAATTGTACTGGATTTAAGAAGGCCGTAGAGAGGTTGatcaagatgggggttgtgaaatttgatagtACCCCAAATACTGAAAACCCTTTGCCAAATCATGacaatcaaggagtgaatgccattaGCGAAGCTAGTGAAAGAATGATGAAGGAAAATATTGCTGAGGTGGGGATGCCTATGAAGGTGATTTGGGAAGAAATGATAAAGAGAGGGATGATAACTtctaagaaagaaagagagaaaacggggaactactgtgagttccatggaGAAAAGGGTCATGAGGCCCAAAATTGTGAAGAATTCAGAGCCTTGGTGCAAGGCTTTATAGATAATAAAAAGCTACAAATTTTTGAAGGTAGCTCTTATAAAAGAGAAATAAGTGTGCTGGAAGGTGAACAAAAAGGAACCAGCCGGCCAAGGATCATTATCTCCCTGCCAGGGAATAACAAAGTAGGGATACCAGCAGTGCCCAAG AATTATGACTGTAGTGTGACAAGGCCGGAGGAAGAGAATATAGCCAGCGCATCTAAAGACGTTCAAGCGGAAGGTTCCCACACGTGGagtgggaagcgttatgataCGGGGGGCGTCAGAGTAAAGCCCACAAAAACAAAAGATGTCGAGGTGGAGAAGGAGACCGAAGTACCCATCAATGAGCCAGTAAGGGAGGAGGAGGCTAAtaaatttctaaagttccttaagcatagtgAGTATAGCGTAGTCAAGCAGTTGCATAAGCAGCCAGCTCGCATATTAGTATTGGCTCTACTTTTGAGTTTTGAGGCGTATAGGGAAgcattgatgaaggtgcttaacgaaacatatgtcacTCATGACATATCCGTTAATAAGCTGGACCGATTGGTGAACAACATTAGCGCGGATAATTTCATctactttaatgatgatgaaatcccaccgGGGGGCAGAGGGTCAACTAAGGCCTTGTATATTACTACTCGATGCAAGGGGTACACACTCTCAAGTGTGCTCGTTGATAATGGATCGGCTTTAAATGTTCTACCATTGTCTACATTAAACAGATTACCCATCGCCGATTCTCACATGAAGACATGTCAGAATGTGGTAAAAGCCTTCGACGGCACAGAAAGGAAGGTAATGGGAAGAATTGACATTCCCTTGGAAATCGGGCCGAACAT gccatggatacactcaaCAGGAGCGGTGCCCTCGTCGTTACACCAGAAATTGAAATTAGTGACCGATGAacggttaataaccatcaatgcggaggaGGATATTACAGCCACTGTCACTAGTAAGGCCCCTTATGTCGAGACAAACGAAGAATCTATTGAGTGTTCTTTTTGCTCTTTAGAATTCGTAAATACGACTTTCATTTCGGAAGGGAGTGAGCTACCGGTGCCAAGGATAGCAAGAGTTACGAGGATGGCTCTACAAATGATAACAGGAAAGGGAGCCTTACCAGGAAGAGGTTTAGGAAAGTATCTGTAA